The following coding sequences lie in one Spirosoma sp. KUDC1026 genomic window:
- a CDS encoding DUF4920 domain-containing protein: MKKLVALAIAFCLSYGAFAQTDASFHGKKIDEKGAIPATELATKMGNKTTMPVKVEGTVESVCKMKGCWMKVNTGDGQTMRVMFKDYAFFVPKDIEGKTVVVEGVAETTTTSVAKLRHYAEDGGKSKEEIEKITEPEKAITFMADGVIVKK; this comes from the coding sequence ATGAAAAAATTAGTTGCATTAGCCATTGCATTCTGTCTTTCGTATGGAGCCTTCGCCCAGACTGACGCTTCATTTCACGGCAAAAAAATCGACGAGAAAGGTGCGATTCCAGCCACCGAACTAGCCACGAAGATGGGTAACAAAACAACTATGCCCGTCAAAGTTGAAGGTACGGTTGAATCCGTCTGCAAAATGAAAGGTTGCTGGATGAAAGTCAACACGGGCGACGGACAAACGATGCGTGTTATGTTCAAAGACTACGCCTTCTTCGTTCCAAAAGACATCGAAGGAAAAACCGTTGTCGTTGAAGGCGTTGCTGAAACAACCACGACCTCTGTTGCTAAACTGCGTCACTACGCTGAGGATGGCGGGAAGTCTAAAGAAGAAATCGAGAAAATCACCGAACCCGAAAAAGCGATTACGTTCATGGCCGACGGGGTGATCGTAAAGAAATAA
- a CDS encoding metal-dependent hydrolase family protein, whose amino-acid sequence MKKIYLLAGLALLTCPLFAQRTLLHCGNLFTGTGNDVQPQMTVVVEGNKITGIQKGYTAASGQDRVVDLKNKTVLPGLIDMHVHLETETRRGGLIDRFTLNTPDVAFQAAKNAKTTLLAGFTTVRDLGGSGVNVALRNAVNRGLVDGPRILTVGKSIATTGGHADPTNGYRKDLMGDPGPEEGVINGPDDARKAVRQRYKDGADLIKITATGGVLSNAKDGSGPQFTEEEAKAIVDAANDYGFAVAAHAHGAEGMKRAIRAGVQTIEHGTYMDDETISLFKKHGTYYVPTIIAGKTVADSAKMFGYYTALVTPKALAVGPKIQATFGKAYKAGVNIAFGTDAGVFVHGYNAKEFEYMVEAGMPPVEAIKAAMLTNAKLLKMDTQIGSIETGKFADMIAVDENPIKNIKTLQTVRFVMKDGKVYKE is encoded by the coding sequence GTGAAAAAAATTTACCTGCTGGCGGGGCTCGCCTTGCTTACCTGTCCCCTTTTTGCGCAACGCACACTTCTTCACTGCGGTAACCTGTTTACGGGAACCGGCAACGATGTCCAGCCCCAGATGACCGTTGTGGTTGAAGGCAACAAGATTACCGGCATTCAGAAAGGCTACACGGCGGCATCGGGTCAGGATCGGGTCGTTGACCTGAAAAACAAAACCGTACTGCCCGGTCTGATCGACATGCACGTTCACCTCGAAACCGAAACCCGGCGTGGTGGCCTGATTGATCGCTTTACCCTGAATACGCCCGACGTAGCGTTTCAGGCCGCAAAAAACGCCAAAACAACGCTGTTGGCAGGTTTTACAACAGTCCGGGATCTGGGTGGCAGCGGGGTTAACGTAGCACTACGTAACGCGGTTAATCGTGGGCTGGTCGATGGACCGCGTATCCTGACAGTCGGCAAATCGATAGCGACGACAGGCGGTCATGCCGATCCTACGAACGGTTACCGGAAAGACCTGATGGGCGATCCGGGCCCGGAAGAAGGCGTTATCAACGGCCCCGATGATGCCCGGAAAGCCGTTCGGCAGCGCTACAAAGACGGGGCCGACCTGATTAAGATCACCGCAACGGGCGGAGTATTGAGTAACGCCAAGGACGGATCGGGCCCGCAGTTTACGGAGGAGGAAGCCAAAGCCATTGTCGATGCGGCCAATGACTACGGCTTTGCGGTAGCGGCCCACGCCCACGGCGCTGAAGGTATGAAACGGGCCATTCGCGCGGGTGTGCAAACCATTGAACACGGTACGTACATGGACGACGAAACCATTTCGCTGTTCAAAAAGCACGGCACGTATTACGTTCCAACGATCATTGCTGGTAAGACCGTTGCCGACTCTGCAAAAATGTTTGGCTATTACACGGCGCTGGTGACCCCCAAAGCGCTGGCAGTCGGCCCCAAGATTCAGGCGACATTTGGTAAGGCTTACAAGGCTGGTGTTAACATCGCTTTTGGCACCGACGCCGGCGTGTTTGTGCACGGCTACAACGCCAAGGAGTTCGAATACATGGTCGAAGCAGGTATGCCGCCCGTCGAAGCGATAAAAGCCGCTATGCTTACCAACGCTAAACTGCTGAAAATGGATACGCAGATCGGCTCGATCGAAACCGGCAAATTCGCCGACATGATTGCCGTCGACGAAAACCCCATCAAAAACATCAAAACCCTGCAAACGGTACGGTTCGTGATGAAAGATGGGAAGGTGTATAAGGAATAA
- a CDS encoding M13 family metallopeptidase, translating into MDTTIAPGDDFFAYANGNWLKATKIPDDQVGWGSFNTLYEENLQRTKTILDEAAKADPKPGSSAQKLGDFYLSGLDTNRINALGYTPLEGELIAIRALTDYKSVLTYLTTTDVDPGGKLLGFRVAADDRQNTINRINFVQAGLSLPERSYYTRQDSATRAVRKAFVHYVATLFRLTGVDARSAQTKADAILAFEMKLAGSHKPPAELGDPVANYHRLAVADLSQQMPNLAWRELLDNLGLNRVDTVLMAQPAYYKTLNELLPLVSVDDLKDYLTFTLLDDKANLLSQPFQSARFAFRDKMLYGQKQQTVRWKRVAVVIDQHMGDVLGRRWVARYFPPAAKTRLAALVDNLQRVYRERIEQLDWMTPKTKRVALIKLENLVKRIGYPTHWDDYGNVVIKQGDFFGNAQRLGIYQTAKKLAKVDRPVDPEDWLMTPITVNAYANPADNEIVFPAGILQFPFFDKDADDAINYGAIGMVIGHEMTHLFDNQGRQYDQLGQLRDWWTKSDAALFTKKTDALVNQFSKYTIAGQYVDGRLTLSENLADLGGVTLAYQAFKETKQGRGNTKINGFSPDQRFFLGFAQIWRFKFSAEAERLSLVTNPHAPVRFRVNGTLTNFSPFYQAFGVKRGERLYKADGERVVVW; encoded by the coding sequence ATGGACACGACGATCGCTCCCGGCGACGATTTTTTCGCTTATGCCAACGGCAACTGGCTAAAAGCGACAAAAATTCCGGATGATCAGGTCGGCTGGGGCTCGTTCAATACGCTTTACGAGGAGAATCTGCAGCGGACAAAAACTATTCTCGACGAAGCGGCAAAGGCTGATCCGAAGCCGGGTAGTTCAGCGCAGAAACTGGGCGATTTTTACCTGAGTGGACTGGACACAAATCGCATCAACGCATTGGGGTACACCCCGCTCGAAGGAGAATTAATCGCCATCCGGGCGCTGACGGATTATAAAAGCGTACTGACTTACCTGACAACGACTGACGTTGATCCTGGAGGGAAACTGCTTGGTTTTCGCGTGGCGGCTGACGACCGACAGAACACAATCAATCGAATCAACTTCGTGCAGGCTGGCCTATCGTTACCAGAGCGAAGCTATTATACCCGTCAGGATTCCGCGACGAGAGCCGTCCGGAAGGCTTTTGTTCACTACGTTGCTACCCTCTTTCGACTGACGGGCGTCGATGCACGATCGGCGCAAACGAAAGCCGACGCGATACTGGCGTTTGAGATGAAGCTGGCTGGTTCCCACAAACCACCCGCCGAATTAGGAGATCCGGTGGCAAACTACCACAGGCTGGCCGTTGCTGATCTGAGCCAGCAGATGCCAAATCTGGCCTGGCGGGAATTGCTGGATAACCTGGGATTGAATCGAGTTGATACGGTGCTCATGGCTCAGCCCGCTTACTATAAAACGCTGAATGAGCTACTGCCACTGGTATCGGTCGACGATCTGAAAGATTACCTGACATTTACGCTCCTCGACGATAAGGCAAATCTGCTGAGCCAACCTTTCCAGTCGGCCAGATTCGCGTTCAGAGATAAGATGCTGTACGGGCAGAAACAGCAGACAGTACGCTGGAAACGAGTTGCTGTGGTGATTGATCAACACATGGGGGATGTACTGGGCAGGCGCTGGGTCGCACGTTACTTCCCGCCAGCGGCCAAAACGCGCCTGGCAGCTCTGGTCGACAATCTACAACGTGTGTACCGCGAACGAATTGAACAGCTCGACTGGATGACGCCGAAAACGAAGCGCGTGGCATTGATTAAACTGGAAAACCTGGTCAAACGAATTGGTTACCCCACTCATTGGGATGACTACGGAAACGTCGTAATTAAGCAAGGCGATTTCTTTGGGAACGCCCAGCGACTTGGTATTTACCAGACAGCTAAAAAACTGGCGAAAGTTGACCGGCCTGTTGACCCGGAAGACTGGCTGATGACACCCATAACGGTGAATGCATACGCAAATCCGGCGGATAATGAAATCGTATTTCCCGCCGGGATTCTCCAGTTTCCCTTCTTCGACAAGGATGCCGACGACGCTATAAATTATGGAGCGATTGGTATGGTCATCGGTCACGAAATGACGCACCTCTTCGACAATCAGGGCCGGCAGTATGATCAACTCGGCCAACTTCGTGACTGGTGGACGAAGTCAGACGCTGCTTTATTTACCAAAAAGACGGACGCGCTGGTGAACCAGTTTTCTAAATACACTATCGCTGGTCAGTACGTCGATGGTCGACTCACGCTAAGCGAAAATCTGGCCGATCTGGGTGGCGTTACGCTGGCTTACCAGGCGTTTAAAGAAACAAAACAGGGGCGGGGGAACACGAAGATCAACGGCTTTTCGCCCGATCAGCGCTTCTTTCTAGGGTTTGCGCAAATCTGGCGGTTCAAGTTCAGTGCCGAAGCCGAGCGGCTGAGTCTGGTTACGAATCCTCATGCCCCCGTCAGGTTCCGCGTTAATGGTACGTTGACAAATTTCTCGCCGTTTTATCAGGCCTTCGGGGTGAAGCGAGGGGAGCGATTGTATAAGGCGGACGGGGAGCGGGTGGTGGTTTGGTGA
- a CDS encoding sugar kinase: protein MKVVTFGEVMLRLSPPGVGRILQTDVLTMHFGGTEANVAVSLAQLGADTAHVTRFPDHTLGQAASGYLRKFGVSTDHIQYGDGRMGLYFLEMGAGSRASQIVYDRVDSAFARIQSNEINWETVLTGADWFHWTGITPALSQGAADCLLAGIQTANRLGVPVSGDIVYRSNLWQYGRTPQEIMPALTEGCTLVLGGKALFNEIYGLSTDSFQEAGLAMMDRFPMIKYITDTKRVSVSASHNQLSAKLFDGETIHRSRQYDIQPIVDRIGTGDAYMAGLIYGLLTFTNLQQAVEFGVAASALKHTIPGDVNLATVAEITTLAAGDSSGKLKR from the coding sequence ATGAAAGTTGTCACCTTCGGTGAAGTCATGCTCCGGCTAAGTCCGCCGGGTGTTGGAAGAATCTTGCAAACAGATGTATTAACCATGCACTTCGGCGGTACGGAAGCCAACGTTGCCGTGTCGCTGGCGCAGCTTGGTGCCGATACGGCGCACGTAACGCGCTTTCCGGATCATACCCTGGGGCAGGCGGCTTCGGGCTATCTTCGTAAGTTTGGTGTCAGCACAGACCATATTCAATACGGCGATGGACGCATGGGTCTGTATTTTCTGGAAATGGGAGCCGGGAGCCGGGCCAGCCAGATCGTGTATGACCGGGTTGACTCAGCCTTTGCCCGGATTCAATCGAACGAGATTAACTGGGAAACGGTACTGACGGGAGCCGACTGGTTCCACTGGACCGGTATTACGCCCGCGCTCTCCCAGGGCGCAGCCGATTGCCTCCTGGCGGGAATTCAGACTGCCAACCGTTTGGGCGTGCCGGTCTCGGGTGATATCGTCTACCGCAGTAACCTCTGGCAGTATGGTCGGACTCCGCAGGAAATCATGCCTGCCCTGACCGAAGGTTGTACGCTGGTGCTGGGCGGCAAAGCCTTGTTTAACGAGATTTATGGTCTTTCGACCGATTCCTTTCAGGAGGCAGGTCTGGCCATGATGGACCGCTTCCCGATGATCAAATACATCACCGATACCAAGCGGGTTTCGGTCAGTGCCTCTCACAATCAACTTTCGGCCAAGCTGTTCGACGGAGAAACCATTCACCGGTCCCGGCAGTACGACATCCAGCCCATTGTGGACCGGATCGGCACGGGCGACGCTTACATGGCGGGGCTTATTTACGGTCTGCTGACGTTCACGAACCTGCAACAGGCTGTCGAGTTCGGGGTAGCCGCTTCGGCATTGAAACATACCATCCCCGGTGATGTTAATCTGGCTACCGTAGCCGAGATTACAACGCTGGCCGCTGGCGACAGCTCAGGAAAATTGAAGCGGTAA
- a CDS encoding alpha/beta fold hydrolase: MTHTFVETNGVRLHVVQAGPETGPLVVLLHGFPEFWYGWKAQIDTLAEAGFWVWAPDQRGYNLSDKPRNVADYALDTLVSDVIGLIDAADRQKAVVVGHDWGAAVAWWTAVSYPERVDRLVALNVPHPVVMQRFARRDPGQLRRSWYIGFFQVPWLPEKLLSWQKGRLLARVLRSSSEPGTFSDADLEHYQTAWNQPGAVRSMINWYRAAIRDPTSRRSSIRVTVPTLLIWGVMDQFLKRDMAQASIDLCDDGRVVFLPTTHWVQHEQPERVGELIKEEGGEEKGTSSC; the protein is encoded by the coding sequence ATGACACATACGTTTGTTGAAACAAATGGCGTGCGACTGCATGTCGTTCAGGCGGGTCCGGAAACGGGTCCGCTTGTTGTTTTACTGCATGGTTTCCCGGAGTTCTGGTACGGCTGGAAAGCTCAGATTGATACGCTCGCCGAAGCGGGTTTCTGGGTCTGGGCACCCGATCAGCGGGGCTACAACCTGAGCGATAAACCACGTAACGTAGCCGATTACGCGCTTGATACGTTGGTTAGCGACGTCATTGGCTTGATCGACGCGGCTGATCGGCAGAAAGCTGTTGTTGTTGGACACGATTGGGGAGCCGCCGTTGCCTGGTGGACAGCGGTCTCGTATCCCGAACGGGTCGACCGGCTGGTTGCGCTGAACGTACCGCATCCCGTTGTCATGCAGCGCTTTGCCCGGCGCGATCCGGGTCAGCTACGACGTAGCTGGTATATTGGCTTTTTTCAGGTGCCGTGGTTGCCCGAAAAACTATTGAGCTGGCAAAAAGGCAGATTACTGGCACGAGTGTTACGCAGCAGTAGCGAACCCGGTACATTCTCCGACGCTGATCTGGAACACTATCAGACAGCCTGGAATCAGCCGGGAGCTGTTCGCAGCATGATCAATTGGTACCGGGCTGCCATACGGGACCCTACATCTCGACGGTCGTCCATTCGGGTAACCGTCCCGACACTATTGATTTGGGGGGTTATGGATCAATTCCTGAAACGCGACATGGCGCAGGCCAGCATTGACCTGTGCGACGACGGCCGCGTCGTCTTCCTACCCACAACCCACTGGGTGCAGCACGAACAGCCGGAGCGGGTAGGAGAACTAATAAAGGAGGAAGGAGGAGAGGAGAAAGGAACGAGTAGTTGCTGA
- the uxaC gene encoding glucuronate isomerase → MNNLTTAPAFLSEDFLLQTETARRLYHDYARSMPIMDYHCHLPPDQIAANKQFENMTQLWLYGDHYKWRAMRTNGVDEQYCTGSASDWQKFEKWAETVPYTLRNPLYHWTHLELRNPFGVNDVLNPETARSIYDSCNEQLPQFTAQRLLKHFDVRVVCTTDDPTDSLEHHRTIASQPFGVRILPTFRPDKAMAVEDPVAFRAYVQKLGEVTNHDIRTLDGFLTALKSRHDYFAEMGCRLSDHGLETLYAEPYQENEIKIIFNNLLPNWQQGLDVISPLDERKFKSFMLQQFAEWDHEKGWTQQFHLGALRNNNRRRLRELGADTGWDSIGDFPQAVALSRFLGGLDDQNKLTKTILYNLNPADNEVIATMIGNFNDGSVRGKIQFGSGWWFLDQKDGMEKQINALSNMGLISTFVGMLTDSRSFVSYSRHEYFRRILCNLFGNDIENGELPNDVDWVGQIIQDICYRNAERYFGFDQ, encoded by the coding sequence ATGAACAATCTCACTACGGCTCCCGCTTTCCTTTCGGAAGATTTTCTGCTCCAGACGGAAACCGCCCGGCGACTCTACCACGACTACGCCCGATCGATGCCCATCATGGATTACCACTGCCACCTGCCGCCCGATCAGATTGCCGCTAACAAGCAGTTTGAAAATATGACGCAGCTCTGGTTGTACGGCGACCATTATAAGTGGCGGGCCATGCGCACGAACGGAGTCGATGAGCAGTATTGCACTGGTAGCGCATCGGACTGGCAGAAGTTTGAGAAATGGGCCGAAACGGTGCCGTATACGCTACGTAATCCGCTGTATCACTGGACGCATCTGGAACTACGTAACCCCTTTGGCGTAAATGATGTGCTGAACCCCGAAACGGCCCGATCGATTTACGATAGCTGTAACGAACAACTGCCTCAGTTTACGGCCCAGCGTCTGCTGAAACATTTCGATGTGCGGGTCGTCTGTACAACGGACGACCCAACCGACTCGTTGGAACATCACCGGACCATTGCCAGTCAGCCGTTTGGCGTCCGGATTTTACCCACGTTCCGCCCCGACAAAGCGATGGCGGTTGAAGACCCGGTAGCGTTCCGGGCGTACGTTCAGAAGCTGGGCGAGGTGACCAATCATGACATCCGGACGCTGGACGGTTTCCTGACGGCGCTCAAATCCCGGCACGACTACTTTGCCGAAATGGGTTGCCGCCTGTCGGATCATGGCCTGGAAACGCTGTACGCCGAACCGTACCAGGAAAACGAGATCAAGATTATCTTTAATAATCTACTTCCCAACTGGCAGCAGGGACTCGACGTGATCAGCCCACTGGACGAGCGTAAATTCAAATCGTTCATGCTCCAGCAGTTTGCCGAGTGGGACCACGAAAAAGGCTGGACGCAGCAGTTTCACCTGGGGGCGTTACGTAACAACAATCGACGTCGGCTACGCGAGCTGGGAGCCGATACCGGCTGGGACAGCATTGGTGATTTCCCGCAGGCGGTGGCGCTGTCGCGTTTTCTGGGTGGGCTGGACGATCAGAACAAACTGACCAAAACGATCTTATATAACCTGAATCCAGCCGATAATGAAGTGATCGCGACGATGATCGGTAACTTCAACGACGGGTCGGTTCGGGGAAAAATTCAGTTCGGTTCAGGTTGGTGGTTCCTGGATCAGAAAGACGGCATGGAGAAGCAGATCAATGCGCTATCGAACATGGGCCTGATCAGTACATTTGTCGGTATGCTGACCGACTCCCGGAGTTTCGTATCGTACAGCCGCCACGAGTATTTCCGGCGGATTCTCTGCAATCTGTTCGGAAACGATATTGAAAATGGCGAACTGCCGAATGACGTGGATTGGGTAGGGCAGATCATTCAGGACATCTGCTACCGTAACGCCGAGCGCTATTTCGGCTTCGACCAATAG
- a CDS encoding MFS transporter, producing MQTITTTGRFRWRIIALLFLATTVNYVDRQILSFTMTDEVFRKDMLELAPDAVLTREATDRFKVLYGDVDAAFKFAYAIGFLLVGWAIDRIGTRRGFALGIGIWSVAAVLTSFVSSIGGLRWMRAMLGFGEAANFPAAIKTVAEWFPKHERSFANGLFNAGTNVGIILTALAAPYLILQFGWRSSFLITGLLSVLLLFFWWMTYSKPERSPKLSADELAYIRSDTEKVPSRPVSWGQLLGYKQTWAFAVGKFLADPIWWFYMTWLPDFFSSNDAFDRKLDLKSFGVPFLILYVVSDAGSVFFGWLSTQLMSRGWSANQARKTTMFICALCVVPIFFAAKTSSLTLSIALISLAAAAHQGWAANMYTFASDLFPKNVVASVTGIGGMFGAIGGILLALLSGRIITVFGYQPMFLIASCSYLLALALIHLILPRLQPVKAEELEKSAQWSMAHER from the coding sequence TTGCAAACGATTACTACAACTGGCCGCTTTCGCTGGCGCATTATTGCGCTGCTTTTTCTGGCAACCACCGTTAACTACGTCGACCGTCAGATACTTTCCTTTACCATGACCGATGAGGTCTTTCGAAAGGACATGCTGGAACTGGCACCCGATGCGGTACTCACTCGTGAAGCCACCGATCGATTTAAGGTTCTCTACGGCGACGTAGATGCTGCGTTTAAATTTGCGTACGCCATTGGCTTTCTACTAGTGGGTTGGGCCATCGACCGGATTGGCACCCGACGGGGGTTTGCGCTGGGGATCGGTATCTGGAGCGTTGCGGCTGTGCTAACCAGCTTTGTGTCAAGCATCGGTGGTCTGCGCTGGATGCGCGCGATGCTCGGCTTTGGCGAAGCAGCCAATTTCCCCGCGGCCATCAAGACCGTAGCCGAATGGTTTCCCAAACACGAACGATCATTTGCCAACGGACTTTTTAATGCCGGTACCAACGTTGGCATTATTCTGACCGCCCTGGCTGCTCCCTACCTGATCTTACAATTCGGCTGGCGTAGTTCGTTTCTGATCACGGGTCTGCTTTCCGTACTCCTGCTGTTCTTCTGGTGGATGACCTACAGCAAACCCGAACGCAGTCCCAAACTGTCGGCGGATGAACTGGCGTATATTCGTAGCGATACCGAAAAAGTACCTTCGCGACCTGTTTCCTGGGGGCAGTTGCTGGGTTATAAACAGACCTGGGCCTTTGCTGTCGGTAAGTTTCTGGCCGACCCGATCTGGTGGTTTTACATGACCTGGCTACCCGATTTTTTCAGTTCCAATGACGCGTTTGACAGAAAGCTCGACCTCAAAAGCTTCGGTGTCCCCTTCCTGATTCTATACGTTGTTTCCGACGCAGGTAGTGTTTTCTTCGGCTGGCTCAGCACGCAACTGATGAGCCGCGGCTGGTCGGCGAACCAAGCCCGAAAAACGACCATGTTTATCTGCGCGCTCTGCGTTGTTCCTATTTTCTTTGCCGCTAAAACCAGCAGTCTAACCCTTTCGATTGCCCTGATCTCGCTGGCAGCGGCTGCTCACCAGGGCTGGGCGGCCAATATGTACACGTTTGCCTCAGATCTATTTCCCAAGAACGTAGTAGCCTCCGTTACCGGTATTGGCGGTATGTTTGGTGCCATCGGCGGTATTTTGCTGGCGCTGCTCTCCGGCCGGATCATCACGGTCTTTGGTTACCAGCCCATGTTCCTTATTGCCAGTTGCTCGTATCTGCTGGCGCTGGCGCTCATCCACCTTATCCTGCCCCGGTTACAACCCGTGAAAGCCGAAGAGTTGGAAAAGAGTGCCCAATGGAGCATGGCTCATGAGCGCTAA
- a CDS encoding spore photoproduct lyase family protein, with translation MIADSTAPIAQPLVKSPRLWMPKRVVFTPDALNEPFGQAIYERISALNLPIEVAKGNRITGLRGADERETYRIAKNTLAIVNAPPSAFRLQPIPPSADWQMNLAEGCPAHCQYCYLAGSLAGPPVVRAYANLPNMLAHTATYEGTYPPNKSWQGTEAGRPTTFEVSCYTDVLGIEHLTGSLAECIRYYGSREMGQLRFVTKYDHVDSLLNLSHNGQTRARFSLNADQIARRLEGGTASVEARLQAMRKLALPKELGGGGYPIGLVIAPIMPIPDWREHYTALLDRIANVLDFGPIDMNVEFISHRFTPGSKDILLQWYPNTSLEMDEANRAEKRNKFGGTKYVYRPEEMKEMKAFFYAEWARRFPNAPILYWT, from the coding sequence ATGATAGCCGATTCAACCGCTCCGATTGCTCAGCCCCTCGTTAAATCACCTCGTCTCTGGATGCCGAAGCGTGTCGTCTTTACGCCTGACGCGCTGAACGAGCCTTTTGGTCAGGCCATTTACGAACGTATCTCCGCGCTGAATCTGCCGATCGAAGTGGCTAAAGGGAATCGGATTACGGGGTTACGTGGAGCCGACGAGCGCGAAACGTATCGTATTGCTAAAAACACGCTGGCCATCGTCAATGCACCACCCAGTGCATTTCGCCTGCAACCCATCCCCCCCTCGGCCGACTGGCAGATGAATCTGGCGGAAGGCTGCCCGGCTCACTGTCAGTATTGTTATCTGGCAGGCAGTCTAGCTGGCCCACCCGTTGTACGGGCTTATGCTAATCTGCCCAATATGTTGGCACACACGGCCACATACGAAGGCACTTACCCGCCCAACAAGAGCTGGCAGGGCACCGAAGCTGGTCGCCCGACGACATTTGAGGTAAGCTGTTACACCGACGTGTTGGGCATCGAGCACCTGACGGGCAGTCTTGCTGAGTGTATTCGTTATTACGGTTCGCGTGAGATGGGGCAACTCCGTTTCGTGACGAAATACGATCACGTCGACAGTCTGCTGAACCTTTCCCATAATGGCCAGACACGCGCCCGTTTCAGTCTCAATGCCGACCAGATTGCCCGGCGGCTGGAAGGGGGGACGGCTTCAGTTGAGGCCCGGTTGCAGGCTATGCGTAAACTGGCGCTGCCGAAGGAGTTAGGCGGAGGTGGTTACCCCATCGGCCTGGTGATTGCCCCCATTATGCCTATTCCCGACTGGCGTGAGCATTACACAGCGCTACTCGACCGTATTGCCAACGTACTCGATTTTGGTCCGATAGACATGAACGTTGAATTTATCAGTCATCGCTTTACGCCCGGCTCCAAAGATATTCTTCTGCAGTGGTATCCTAACACGTCGCTGGAGATGGACGAGGCAAATCGAGCGGAGAAACGGAATAAGTTTGGCGGCACCAAGTACGTCTACCGCCCTGAAGAGATGAAGGAAATGAAAGCCTTCTTTTACGCGGAGTGGGCTAGGCGGTTTCCGAATGCGCCGATTCTGTACTGGACGTAG
- the uxuA gene encoding mannonate dehydratase → MLEQTWRWFGPNDPVSLNDVRQAGATGIVSALHHIPNGAVWSVDEIISRKTTIEQAGLTWSVVESIPVHEEIKTRSGNFATYVENYKESIVNLAQAGIDTVCYNFMPVLDWTRTDLDYVMPDGSTGLRFDATEFAAFELYILQRPGARQLYSAEEQQWARQLLNSMDDTQVNRLTRTIIAGLPGSEESYTVERFREALTAYQSVGDQELRQNLYVFLREIVPVAESVGVRLAIHPDDPPYPILGLPRVVSTEADARALLAAAESPANGLCFCTGSYGVRPDNDLVGMAQRLGPKIHFVHLRSTERTPAGETALDGSFQEANHLEGDVDMAGVMQALLAEQKRRQEEGRPDLRMPFRPDHGHRMLDDLTSGKRTNPGYTAIGRLRGLAELRGLMLGLSQSR, encoded by the coding sequence ATGCTTGAACAAACCTGGCGATGGTTTGGGCCGAATGACCCGGTATCGCTCAACGATGTGCGGCAGGCGGGTGCTACCGGCATCGTCTCCGCCCTGCACCATATTCCCAACGGTGCGGTCTGGTCGGTCGATGAAATCATAAGCCGGAAAACCACCATCGAGCAGGCTGGCCTAACTTGGTCGGTGGTCGAAAGTATTCCGGTACACGAAGAAATCAAAACCCGCTCGGGTAATTTTGCTACGTACGTCGAGAACTACAAAGAATCGATTGTTAATCTGGCACAGGCTGGTATCGATACGGTCTGTTACAATTTTATGCCGGTGCTCGACTGGACCCGCACGGACCTCGACTATGTCATGCCCGACGGTTCGACCGGTCTCCGTTTCGATGCGACTGAGTTTGCGGCTTTTGAACTCTACATCCTGCAACGACCTGGTGCCCGGCAACTGTACTCCGCCGAAGAACAGCAGTGGGCGCGTCAGCTCCTGAATAGCATGGACGATACCCAGGTCAATCGGCTAACCCGGACGATCATTGCCGGTTTGCCCGGTTCGGAAGAAAGCTACACGGTCGAGCGGTTTCGAGAGGCCCTGACGGCGTATCAGTCGGTTGGCGATCAGGAACTGCGGCAGAATCTATACGTTTTTCTGCGGGAGATTGTACCCGTTGCTGAGTCGGTTGGTGTCCGTCTGGCCATTCACCCGGATGATCCGCCGTACCCGATTCTGGGGTTACCCCGTGTGGTGAGTACCGAAGCCGATGCACGAGCGTTACTGGCCGCTGCCGAATCGCCCGCCAATGGCTTGTGTTTCTGTACGGGTTCGTACGGCGTTCGTCCGGATAACGACCTGGTGGGAATGGCGCAGCGGCTGGGACCGAAAATCCATTTCGTTCACCTGCGCAGTACGGAGCGGACACCTGCTGGCGAGACCGCCCTGGATGGTAGCTTTCAGGAAGCGAACCACCTAGAGGGTGATGTCGACATGGCTGGCGTAATGCAGGCGCTGCTCGCCGAACAGAAACGCCGGCAGGAAGAAGGCCGCCCAGACCTGCGCATGCCGTTCCGGCCCGACCACGGCCACCGGATGCTCGATGACCTGACCTCCGGCAAGCGAACCAATCCGGGCTATACCGCGATCGGCCGGTTACGTGGTCTGGCCGAACTGCGCGGCTTGATGCTGGGACTAAGCCAAAGCCGATAG